A section of the candidate division KSB1 bacterium genome encodes:
- a CDS encoding Spy/CpxP family protein refolding chaperone, with amino-acid sequence MKRLTIIIFGVCLIFCASLSNAQPRHRQAQQGEMKQRGARLMEGLDLSNEQKEQIHQLRMDNKKKSIETNAKLKIARIELHELVAGDEPDQKKVDAKISMLGKLQAERMAQQINTTLAIKKVLTPEQREKAKELRHFQGEKRKRGDARMKKNRQGRFGKRQGMREFREGAEL; translated from the coding sequence ATGAAACGCTTAACCATAATCATATTTGGTGTTTGCTTAATTTTTTGTGCGAGTTTAAGCAATGCACAACCGCGGCATCGTCAAGCGCAACAAGGTGAAATGAAACAAAGGGGAGCACGGCTCATGGAAGGGCTCGATCTTAGCAATGAGCAAAAGGAACAAATCCATCAGCTTCGCATGGACAACAAAAAAAAGAGCATCGAGACAAATGCCAAGCTGAAAATAGCCCGAATTGAACTACACGAGCTTGTGGCCGGGGATGAACCGGACCAGAAAAAGGTTGATGCGAAAATTTCGATGTTAGGCAAATTGCAGGCAGAAAGAATGGCGCAACAAATTAATACCACTCTGGCCATCAAAAAAGTATTGACTCCTGAACAACGTGAAAAAGCAAAGGAGTTACGCCATTTCCAGGGAGAAAAAAGGAAACGCGGCGATGCCAGGATGAAGAAAAACCGACAAGGTAGATTCGGAAAACGCCAGGGAATGCGCGAGTTTCGTGAAGGAGCCGAATTGTAA